One genomic segment of Pseudomonas chlororaphis subsp. aurantiaca includes these proteins:
- a CDS encoding NADPH:quinone reductase, with protein MAKRIQFRAHGGPEVLEYVDYQPAEPGPQQVRVSNKAIGLNFIDTYYRSGLYAPPALPSGLGAEGAGVVEAVGSAVTRFKVGDRVAYGSGPLGAYSELHVLPADNLVHLPDSIGFEQAAGVMLKGLTVQYLLRQTYELKGGETVLFHAAAGGVGLLACQWAKALGVKLIGTVSSPEKAALAKSLGAWETIDYSHEDVAKRVLELTDGKKCPVVYDGVGKDTWLTSLDCLQPRGLMVSFGNASGTVEGVNLGILAAKGSLYVTRPTLGTYANNAENLQAMADDLFGMITSGKLKIEIGQRYPLAEAAKAQTELAARRTTGSTILLP; from the coding sequence ATGGCCAAACGTATCCAGTTCCGGGCCCATGGCGGCCCGGAAGTACTCGAGTATGTGGATTACCAACCCGCAGAACCGGGCCCGCAACAGGTCCGCGTGAGCAACAAGGCCATCGGCCTGAACTTCATCGACACCTACTACCGCAGCGGTCTCTACGCGCCACCGGCCTTGCCATCGGGCCTGGGCGCCGAAGGGGCCGGGGTGGTCGAGGCGGTGGGCAGCGCCGTGACCCGCTTCAAGGTCGGCGATCGCGTGGCCTATGGCAGCGGCCCGCTGGGCGCCTACAGCGAGCTGCATGTGCTGCCCGCGGACAATCTGGTGCACCTGCCGGACAGCATCGGCTTCGAACAGGCGGCCGGGGTGATGCTCAAGGGCCTGACCGTGCAGTACCTGCTGCGCCAAACCTACGAGCTCAAGGGCGGCGAAACCGTGCTGTTCCACGCGGCCGCCGGCGGTGTCGGGCTGCTCGCCTGCCAGTGGGCCAAGGCCCTGGGGGTGAAGCTGATCGGTACTGTCAGCTCACCGGAAAAAGCCGCGCTGGCGAAATCCCTCGGCGCCTGGGAAACCATCGACTACAGCCATGAAGACGTGGCCAAGCGCGTACTGGAGCTGACCGACGGCAAGAAATGCCCGGTGGTCTACGACGGCGTGGGCAAGGACACCTGGCTGACCTCGCTGGACTGCCTGCAGCCACGGGGCCTGATGGTCAGCTTCGGCAACGCCTCGGGCACGGTGGAGGGAGTCAACCTGGGCATCCTGGCGGCCAAGGGCTCGCTGTATGTCACCCGCCCGACCCTGGGCACCTACGCCAACAACGCCGAGAACCTGCAGGCCATGGCCGACGATCTGTTCGGGATGATTACCAGCGGCAAACTGAAGATCGAGATCGGCCAGCGTTATCCACTGGCGGAAGCGGCGAAGGCGCAGACCGAACTGGCGGCGCGCCGCACCACGGGGTCGACCATTCTCTTGCCGTAA
- the hemF gene encoding oxygen-dependent coproporphyrinogen oxidase, with the protein MTTRTEAVKAYLLDLQDRICAALEAEDGGTRFVEDAWTRPAGGGGRTRVIANGTVIEKGGVNFSHVFGSGLPPSASAHRPELAGRGFEALGVSLVIHPHNPHVPTSHANVRFFIAEKAGEEPVWWFGGGFDLTPYYANEEDCVHWHRVAQKACAPFGPDVYPRYKAWCDSYFHIKHRNEPRGIGGLFFDDLNEWDFDTSFAFMRAIGDAYLEAYLPIVQRRKALGYTEKQREFQEYRRGRYVEFNLVYDRGTLFGLQSGGRTESILMSLPPQVRWGYDWKAEPGSEEARLTEYFLQDRDWLAGSA; encoded by the coding sequence ATGACTACCCGCACCGAGGCCGTAAAAGCCTACCTGCTCGACCTGCAAGACCGCATTTGCGCTGCCCTGGAAGCCGAAGACGGCGGTACGCGCTTCGTCGAAGACGCCTGGACCCGACCGGCCGGCGGTGGCGGGCGCACCCGGGTGATTGCCAACGGTACGGTGATCGAGAAAGGCGGCGTCAACTTTTCCCACGTGTTCGGCAGCGGCTTGCCGCCGTCCGCCAGCGCCCACCGGCCCGAACTGGCCGGCCGTGGCTTCGAGGCGCTGGGCGTGTCGCTGGTGATCCACCCGCACAACCCCCATGTGCCGACTTCCCACGCCAACGTACGGTTCTTCATCGCCGAAAAAGCAGGCGAAGAGCCGGTCTGGTGGTTCGGCGGCGGTTTCGACCTGACCCCCTACTACGCCAACGAAGAAGACTGCGTGCACTGGCACCGTGTCGCGCAAAAGGCCTGCGCGCCGTTCGGCCCGGACGTCTACCCGCGCTACAAGGCCTGGTGCGACAGCTACTTCCACATCAAGCACCGCAACGAACCGCGCGGCATCGGCGGCCTGTTCTTCGACGACCTCAACGAGTGGGACTTCGATACCAGCTTCGCCTTCATGCGCGCCATCGGCGACGCCTACCTCGAGGCCTACCTGCCGATCGTCCAGCGCCGCAAGGCCCTGGGCTATACCGAGAAGCAGCGCGAGTTCCAGGAATACCGTCGCGGCCGCTATGTCGAGTTCAACCTGGTCTACGACCGCGGCACCCTGTTCGGCCTGCAATCGGGTGGGCGTACCGAGTCGATCCTCATGTCCCTGCCGCCGCAGGTCCGCTGGGGCTACGACTGGAAAGCCGAGCCGGGCAGCGAAGAAGCGCGCCTGACCGAATATTTCCTGCAGGACCGCGACTGGCTGGCGGGCTCCGCGTAA
- the aroE gene encoding shikimate dehydrogenase codes for MDQYVVFGNPIGHSKSPLIHRLFAEQTAQRLVYTTLLAPLDDFAGCARGFFVDGRGANVTVPFKEDAYRLADSLTARAQRAGAVNTLSKLADGSLLGDNTDGAGLVRDLTVNAGFSLKGKRILLLGAGGAVRGALEPLLAEQPASVIIANRTVEKAELLAELFSDLGPVSASGFDWLREPVDLIINATSASLTGDVPPIAASLIEPGRTLCYDMMYGKEPTAFCRWASQYGAAISMDGLGMLAEQAAEAFFLWRGVRPDTAPVLAELRRQLAL; via the coding sequence ATGGATCAGTACGTCGTTTTTGGTAACCCGATCGGCCACAGCAAGTCGCCGCTGATTCATCGGTTGTTCGCCGAGCAGACGGCGCAGCGGCTGGTCTACACCACCCTGCTGGCGCCCCTCGACGATTTCGCCGGCTGTGCCCGCGGGTTCTTCGTGGACGGACGTGGCGCCAACGTCACGGTGCCGTTCAAGGAAGACGCCTATCGCCTGGCCGACAGCCTGACCGCCCGCGCCCAGCGCGCCGGCGCGGTGAACACCTTGAGCAAGCTCGCCGATGGCAGCCTGTTGGGCGACAACACCGACGGCGCCGGCCTGGTGCGCGACCTGACGGTCAACGCCGGCTTCAGCCTCAAGGGCAAGCGCATTCTGCTGCTGGGTGCCGGTGGCGCGGTGCGTGGCGCGCTGGAGCCGCTGCTGGCGGAGCAGCCGGCGTCGGTGATCATCGCCAACCGCACGGTGGAAAAGGCCGAGCTGCTGGCCGAGCTGTTCAGCGACCTGGGGCCGGTGTCGGCCAGCGGTTTCGACTGGTTGCGCGAGCCGGTGGACCTGATCATCAACGCCACCTCGGCCAGCCTCACCGGCGACGTGCCGCCGATCGCCGCCAGCCTGATCGAACCGGGTAGGACTCTGTGCTACGACATGATGTATGGCAAGGAGCCGACCGCCTTCTGTCGCTGGGCCAGCCAATACGGCGCGGCGATTTCCATGGATGGCCTGGGCATGCTCGCCGAGCAGGCGGCGGAAGCCTTCTTCCTGTGGCGTGGCGTGCGCCCGGACACCGCGCCGGTGCTGGCGGAGCTGCGGCGCCAGCTGGCGCTCTGA
- a CDS encoding SulP family inorganic anion transporter encodes MAWPNRHSLLPFLSWLPRQTRASVGRDLLVGLSGAILALPQSIAYALIAGLPPEYGLYAAVVPVLIACLWGSSWHLICGPTAAISIVLYASVSPLAVPASQDYITLILLLTLLAGVFQWLLGLLRFGALVNFVSHSVVLGFTLGAAVVIALGQLPNLLGLDLPSEATALNSLTSLFAHLDAVDTPSLILGLGTLIVGLALKLLVPRWPSLLITLILSGLVVWLWPALFGQVKLVSAFTGRLPPISPLPLDLDMILRLLPSAVAVGMLGLVTSLSIARSLSARSEQLLDANQEVRAQGLSNIVGAFFSGYLSSGSFTRSGLSYEAGACSPLAGVFSALWVALFAIAGAALIAHIPIPAMAGSILLICWGLVDHRGIRALFRVSRAEFAVMSLTCVATLLLELQTAIYAGVLASLFFYLKRTSQPRVQHGREGDEDILRVGGSIFFGASHYLQVRMQRCHAPRLVIDARQINFIDYSGVAMLHQEARRLLRQNRSLTLRRARASVIEELRKLEGVEKCPIRFED; translated from the coding sequence ATGGCCTGGCCCAATCGCCATTCACTCTTGCCCTTCCTGAGCTGGCTGCCCCGGCAGACCCGCGCCAGCGTCGGGCGCGACCTGCTGGTGGGCCTGAGCGGCGCCATCCTCGCCCTGCCGCAATCCATCGCCTATGCCCTGATCGCCGGCCTGCCACCGGAATACGGCCTGTATGCCGCCGTCGTCCCGGTGTTGATCGCCTGCCTGTGGGGTTCTTCCTGGCACCTGATCTGTGGCCCGACCGCGGCGATCTCCATCGTCCTCTACGCCAGCGTCAGCCCCCTGGCGGTGCCGGCGTCCCAGGACTACATCACCCTGATCCTGCTGCTGACCCTGCTCGCTGGCGTGTTCCAATGGCTATTGGGGTTGTTGCGCTTCGGCGCGCTGGTGAACTTCGTGTCCCACTCGGTGGTGCTCGGCTTCACCCTCGGCGCCGCGGTGGTGATCGCCCTGGGGCAGTTGCCCAACCTGCTGGGCCTGGACTTGCCGAGCGAAGCTACCGCGCTGAACAGCCTGACCTCGCTGTTCGCCCATCTCGATGCTGTGGATACCCCCTCGCTAATCCTCGGCCTGGGCACACTGATCGTCGGCCTGGCCCTGAAGCTGCTGGTACCGCGCTGGCCCTCGCTGCTGATCACATTGATCCTCAGTGGGCTGGTGGTGTGGCTGTGGCCGGCGCTGTTCGGCCAGGTGAAGCTGGTCAGCGCCTTTACCGGCCGGCTGCCGCCGATCAGCCCGCTGCCGCTGGACCTGGACATGATCCTGCGCCTGCTGCCCAGCGCCGTGGCGGTGGGCATGCTGGGGCTGGTGACCAGCCTGTCGATCGCCCGCTCGCTGTCGGCGCGCTCCGAGCAGTTGCTCGATGCCAACCAGGAAGTCCGCGCCCAGGGCCTGTCGAATATCGTTGGCGCGTTCTTCTCCGGCTATCTGTCGTCCGGCTCCTTTACCCGCTCCGGCCTGAGCTACGAAGCCGGCGCCTGTTCGCCGCTGGCGGGGGTGTTCTCGGCGCTGTGGGTGGCCCTGTTCGCCATCGCGGGCGCGGCTCTGATCGCCCATATCCCGATCCCGGCCATGGCCGGGAGCATCCTGCTGATCTGCTGGGGGCTGGTGGACCATCGCGGCATTCGCGCGCTGTTCCGGGTCAGCCGCGCCGAGTTCGCGGTGATGAGCCTGACCTGTGTCGCCACCTTGCTCCTGGAATTGCAGACGGCGATCTATGCCGGGGTCCTGGCGTCGCTGTTCTTCTACCTCAAGCGCACCTCGCAACCGCGCGTGCAGCATGGGCGCGAAGGCGACGAGGACATCCTGCGGGTCGGCGGCTCGATCTTTTTCGGCGCCAGCCATTACCTGCAAGTGCGCATGCAGCGCTGCCATGCGCCGCGCCTGGTGATCGACGCCCGGCAGATCAACTTCATCGACTATTCCGGGGTGGCCATGCTGCACCAGGAAGCCCGCCGCCTGCTGCGGCAGAACCGCAGCCTGACCCTGCGCCGCGCGCGCGCCTCGGTGATCGAAGAGTTGAGAAAGCTCGAAGGCGTGGAGAAATGCCCGATCCGGTTTGAGGATTGA
- the choX gene encoding choline ABC transporter substrate-binding protein, translated as MQRLSTAVTAALLALGSASIPALARAEQGCETVKMADPGWSDIAATNAIAGFLLDGMGYKAKIDTLAVPITFGGLKDGQVDVFLGNWMPAQQGFYDKFVANGDVIQLAKNLDGTEFTLAVPDYVWDAGVHDFSDLNKFADKFDKKLYGIGSGAPANLSLQEIIKKNDFDLGQWKLIESSEQAMLAEVSRAVKRQKFVTFLGWTPHPMNVQLKMRYLKGGEKYFGDTGSVYTLTRKGYAQACPNVGKLLSNLSFTQEMENSIMAEVANKKVSNLDAAKAWIKANPAVLDKWLDGVKTLDGKDALPVVQARL; from the coding sequence ATGCAAAGGTTATCCACAGCAGTGACGGCCGCGCTTCTGGCGCTGGGCAGTGCTTCGATCCCGGCCCTGGCCCGGGCCGAACAGGGGTGCGAGACCGTGAAGATGGCCGACCCGGGCTGGAGCGACATCGCCGCCACCAACGCCATCGCCGGTTTCCTGTTGGACGGCATGGGCTACAAGGCCAAGATCGATACCCTGGCGGTGCCGATCACCTTCGGCGGGCTCAAGGACGGCCAGGTGGATGTGTTCCTGGGCAACTGGATGCCGGCGCAGCAGGGCTTCTACGACAAGTTCGTGGCCAATGGCGATGTCATCCAGCTGGCGAAGAACCTGGACGGCACCGAGTTCACCCTGGCGGTGCCGGATTACGTCTGGGACGCCGGCGTGCATGACTTCAGCGACCTGAACAAATTCGCCGACAAGTTCGACAAGAAACTCTACGGCATCGGCTCAGGAGCGCCGGCCAACCTGTCGTTGCAGGAGATCATCAAGAAGAACGACTTCGACCTCGGCCAGTGGAAGCTGATCGAGTCCAGCGAGCAGGCGATGCTCGCCGAAGTCTCGCGGGCGGTGAAAAGGCAGAAGTTCGTCACCTTCCTCGGCTGGACCCCGCACCCGATGAACGTGCAACTGAAAATGCGCTACCTCAAGGGTGGCGAGAAGTACTTCGGCGACACCGGCAGCGTCTACACCCTGACCCGCAAGGGTTATGCACAGGCCTGCCCGAACGTCGGCAAGCTGCTGAGCAACCTGAGCTTCACCCAGGAAATGGAGAACAGCATCATGGCCGAGGTGGCCAACAAGAAGGTCAGCAACCTGGATGCGGCCAAGGCCTGGATCAAGGCCAACCCGGCGGTGCTGGACAAGTGGCTGGACGGGGTGAAGACCCTCGATGGCAAGGACGCGCTGCCGGTGGTGCAGGCCAGGCTGTAA
- the betC gene encoding choline-sulfatase, translating to MKRKNILFIMADQMAAPMLPFYGPSPIKLPHLSRLAARGVVFDAAYCNSPLCAPSRFTLVSGQLPSKIGAYDNAADFPADVPTYAHYLRRLGYRTALSGKMHFCGPDQLHGYEERLTSDIYPADYGWAVNWDEPDVRPSWYHNMSSVLQAGPCVRTNQLDFDEEVVFKARQYLFDHVREDGDQPFCLTVSMTHPHDPYTIPKAFWDLYRDEDIPLPQTPAQDTLDPHSQRLLKVYDLWDKPLPVDKIRDARRAYFGACSYIDSNIGKLLETLEETGLIDDTIIVFSGDHGDMLGERGLWYKMHWFEMSARVPLLVSAPGQFASARVAQAVSTADLLPTLVELAGGELQPGLALDGRSLVPHLQGQGGHDEVFGEYMAEGTISPLMMIRRGRYKFIYSEDDPCLLFDVANDPREQEELSQSPQHRLLFEDFLREARAKWNIPAIHQQVLASQRRRRFVAGALSLGKLKSWDHQPLVDASQQYMRNHIDLDDLERKARYPQPCQNQ from the coding sequence ATGAAGCGCAAGAACATTCTTTTCATCATGGCCGATCAGATGGCCGCGCCAATGTTGCCGTTCTACGGTCCATCGCCCATCAAGCTGCCGCATCTGAGCCGCCTCGCCGCCCGGGGCGTGGTGTTCGACGCCGCCTACTGCAACAGCCCGCTGTGCGCGCCGTCGCGTTTCACCCTGGTCAGCGGCCAGTTGCCGAGCAAGATCGGCGCCTATGACAACGCCGCCGACTTCCCCGCCGACGTCCCGACCTACGCCCATTACCTGCGCCGCCTGGGCTACCGCACCGCGCTGTCGGGCAAGATGCATTTCTGCGGCCCGGACCAGTTGCACGGTTACGAAGAACGCCTGACCAGCGATATCTACCCGGCCGACTATGGCTGGGCAGTGAACTGGGACGAGCCGGACGTGCGCCCCAGCTGGTACCACAACATGTCCTCGGTGCTGCAGGCCGGGCCATGCGTGCGCACCAACCAGCTGGATTTCGACGAAGAAGTGGTGTTCAAGGCCCGCCAGTACCTGTTCGATCACGTTCGCGAAGACGGCGACCAGCCGTTCTGCCTGACCGTGTCGATGACCCACCCGCACGACCCGTACACCATTCCAAAAGCCTTCTGGGACCTGTACCGCGACGAGGATATTCCGCTGCCGCAGACCCCGGCCCAGGACACGCTCGACCCGCATTCCCAGCGCCTGCTCAAGGTCTACGACCTGTGGGACAAGCCGCTGCCTGTGGATAAGATTCGCGACGCGCGTCGCGCCTATTTCGGCGCGTGCAGCTATATCGACAGCAACATCGGCAAACTCCTGGAAACCCTGGAGGAAACCGGGCTGATCGACGACACCATCATTGTCTTCTCCGGCGACCACGGCGACATGCTCGGCGAGCGCGGCCTCTGGTACAAAATGCACTGGTTCGAAATGTCCGCGCGGGTACCGCTGCTGGTCAGCGCGCCGGGGCAGTTCGCCTCCGCCCGGGTAGCCCAGGCGGTCTCGACCGCCGACCTGCTGCCGACCCTGGTGGAACTGGCCGGTGGCGAACTGCAACCGGGCCTGGCGCTGGATGGCCGCTCCCTGGTGCCGCACCTGCAAGGGCAGGGCGGGCATGACGAAGTCTTCGGCGAATACATGGCCGAAGGCACCATCAGCCCGCTGATGATGATTCGTCGCGGCCGCTACAAGTTCATCTACAGCGAAGACGACCCGTGCCTGCTGTTCGATGTGGCCAACGACCCGCGTGAACAGGAAGAGCTCAGCCAATCGCCGCAACATCGCCTGCTATTCGAGGATTTTCTCCGCGAAGCGCGGGCCAAATGGAATATCCCGGCCATTCACCAACAGGTACTCGCCAGCCAGCGCCGCCGTCGCTTCGTCGCAGGCGCCTTGAGCCTGGGCAAGCTGAAGAGCTGGGACCACCAGCCACTGGTCGACGCCAGTCAGCAATACATGCGCAACCACATCGACCTCGACGATCTGGAGCGCAAGGCTCGTTATCCACAACCCTGCCAAAACCAATAA
- a CDS encoding choline sulfate utilization transcriptional regulator codes for MYEALGDLSLDLFRVFEAAARQRSFTAAAVELGTTQPAISQQIKRLEEQLGTRLFDRIYRGIELTEAGSQLFEQVQAGLQSIDSGLSAITAQHQHEVLQVATDFAFAAYWLMPRLPRFHAANPQVDVSLVTSERSHNMLRTDIDVAVLFGDGRFKQGESHWLFNEEVFPVCSPLLLKERPLPLGAQSLLEFPLLHLKGENSSHWFDWSGVFRELGIATPPTPGQLRFDNYTLLIQAAIGGQGVGIGWRHLVDNLLAQGLLCRPISETLISRYGYYVVLPQRKRRGPLIQRFFDWLMAEQADSAQSLKGLSLPSIAL; via the coding sequence ATGTATGAAGCGCTTGGCGACCTGTCCCTGGACCTGTTCCGCGTATTCGAGGCGGCGGCGCGCCAGCGCAGCTTTACCGCCGCGGCGGTGGAACTGGGGACCACCCAGCCGGCCATCAGCCAGCAGATCAAGCGGCTGGAGGAACAGCTCGGCACCCGGCTGTTCGACCGCATCTACCGTGGCATCGAACTGACCGAGGCCGGCAGCCAGTTGTTCGAACAGGTGCAGGCCGGCTTGCAGAGCATCGACAGCGGCCTGAGCGCCATCACCGCCCAGCATCAGCACGAGGTGCTGCAGGTGGCCACCGACTTCGCCTTTGCCGCCTACTGGCTGATGCCGCGGCTGCCCCGTTTCCACGCCGCTAATCCGCAGGTGGATGTGAGCCTGGTCACCAGCGAGCGCAGCCACAACATGCTGCGTACCGATATCGACGTGGCGGTGCTGTTTGGCGATGGCCGTTTCAAGCAGGGGGAAAGCCACTGGCTGTTCAATGAAGAGGTGTTTCCGGTGTGCAGCCCGCTGCTGCTCAAGGAGCGACCGCTACCGCTGGGCGCCCAGTCGCTGCTGGAGTTTCCGCTGCTGCACCTGAAGGGCGAAAACAGCAGCCACTGGTTCGACTGGAGCGGCGTGTTCCGCGAGTTGGGGATTGCTACCCCGCCGACACCCGGGCAGCTGCGTTTCGACAACTACACCCTGCTGATCCAGGCGGCGATCGGTGGCCAGGGCGTGGGCATTGGCTGGCGCCACCTTGTGGATAACTTGTTGGCGCAAGGTCTGTTGTGCCGGCCGATCAGCGAAACGCTGATCTCCCGCTACGGCTATTACGTGGTCCTGCCCCAGCGCAAACGCCGCGGGCCGCTGATCCAGCGGTTTTTCGACTGGCTGATGGCCGAGCAAGCCGACAGCGCGCAATCGCTCAAGGGATTGTCGCTGCCCTCGATTGCCTTGTAG
- a CDS encoding DoxX family protein, protein MPARSLGSPHSSPEQWAALLLRLALGAMYIAHALFKILVLGWPGTLRLFGATGMPEWMTYPAVGAELAGGLLLVLGIAVRWIALALLPMLLGAIAFVHGAHGWIYTSPGGGWEYLAFLAVVSVSLMCLGNGALSLQYLFKASPTRQSRAATIP, encoded by the coding sequence ATGCCTGCCCGCTCGCTCGGCTCACCGCACTCATCTCCGGAACAATGGGCCGCCCTGTTGCTGCGCCTGGCCCTGGGCGCCATGTACATCGCCCATGCGCTGTTCAAGATCCTGGTCCTGGGCTGGCCGGGCACCCTCAGGCTGTTCGGCGCCACCGGCATGCCCGAATGGATGACCTACCCGGCGGTGGGCGCGGAACTGGCGGGCGGCTTGCTGTTGGTCCTGGGCATCGCTGTGCGCTGGATCGCCCTGGCCCTGCTGCCGATGCTGCTGGGCGCCATTGCCTTCGTCCACGGTGCCCATGGCTGGATCTACACCAGCCCGGGCGGTGGCTGGGAATACCTGGCCTTCCTGGCAGTGGTCTCGGTGTCGCTGATGTGCCTCGGCAATGGCGCCCTGTCCCTGCAGTACCTGTTCAAGGCCTCGCCTACAAGGCAATCGAGGGCAGCGACAATCCCTTGA
- the ubiA gene encoding 4-hydroxybenzoate octaprenyltransferase, with the protein MPASPNNPSQPPRATADLNDIRAHDWVSARLPGPWQAYARLMRLDRPIGTWLTLLPALASLLLSAGRVPQATEVLVFSLGALLMRSAGCSINDIFDRRFDAQVNRTRERPLANGSLSLGQALTCLVVQLLLAAVLLLFLQPLTVLLALCCVPLTLLYPLLKRFTHWPQAFLGAVFNWGVLMASVETTGRLQPSALALWLGCLFWQLGYDTLYAYSDRADDLKMGLRSTATLFADRGKAWIGGFYAMTLLCWCTAGVLAGVNPGYFILLLPVALSLAYQLDQFHPDNPEPCNNLFRSNCHVGVLLLVGTSVSIV; encoded by the coding sequence ATGCCTGCAAGCCCCAACAATCCGTCGCAGCCACCGCGCGCGACTGCCGACCTGAATGACATCCGCGCCCACGACTGGGTCTCGGCCCGGCTGCCCGGCCCCTGGCAAGCCTACGCCCGCCTGATGCGCCTGGACCGGCCCATCGGCACCTGGCTGACTCTACTGCCGGCCCTGGCTTCGCTGCTGCTGTCGGCCGGCCGCGTGCCGCAAGCCACAGAGGTGCTGGTGTTCTCGCTGGGCGCGCTGCTCATGCGCAGCGCCGGCTGCAGCATCAACGACATCTTCGACCGGCGCTTCGACGCCCAGGTCAACCGCACCCGCGAGCGTCCCTTGGCCAACGGTTCACTGAGCCTGGGGCAAGCGCTGACCTGCCTGGTCGTACAGTTGCTGCTGGCGGCGGTATTGCTGCTGTTCCTGCAACCGCTGACAGTGCTGCTGGCGCTGTGCTGCGTGCCCCTGACTCTGCTCTATCCGCTGCTCAAGCGCTTCACCCACTGGCCCCAGGCGTTTCTCGGCGCGGTGTTCAATTGGGGAGTGCTCATGGCCAGTGTGGAAACCACTGGCCGCCTGCAACCCAGCGCGCTGGCGCTGTGGCTCGGCTGCCTGTTCTGGCAGCTGGGCTACGACACCCTCTATGCCTACAGCGACCGTGCAGACGACCTGAAGATGGGCCTGCGTTCCACCGCGACGCTGTTCGCCGACCGGGGCAAGGCCTGGATCGGCGGGTTCTACGCCATGACCCTGCTGTGCTGGTGCACGGCCGGGGTGCTGGCCGGCGTCAATCCCGGGTACTTCATCCTGCTGCTGCCGGTCGCCCTGTCCCTGGCTTACCAGCTCGACCAGTTCCATCCGGATAACCCGGAGCCCTGCAACAACCTGTTTCGCAGCAACTGCCATGTCGGCGTCCTGCTGCTGGTCGGCACCTCGGTGTCGATCGTCTGA
- a CDS encoding LysR family transcriptional regulator — MLRDEVPSVPRIDLNLLRVFDAVYEDRSILLASKRLHLSQSAVSHALTRLRESLQDELFIRTARGMQPSARAEAIAGPLREALLTIQRTVGVEAFDPSTATRTFTLAANDYMSAVLLVPLLQRLAQQAPGVELVLRPSTRLDLAEQIDVGRIDLALGLFAELPQRIHSTCLWQQQDVMLMCPGHPMLELPAVTLEALADYPLVTLSVGGQEEGAVNGYILERGIARQSEMFDRQRLEQALAAIGRRPDYKVTLPHSLVLPQLLEQSQWVAIVPAPLARAFEQRFALSQRALPLAVEPSPLLAIWHGRNSADPAHLWLRQQLLEVAATLAEQP, encoded by the coding sequence ATGCTCCGTGATGAAGTGCCTAGCGTCCCGCGTATCGACCTGAACCTGCTGCGGGTATTCGATGCCGTCTATGAAGACCGCAGCATCCTCCTGGCCAGCAAGCGTCTGCACCTGAGCCAGTCGGCGGTCAGCCATGCCCTGACCCGGTTGCGCGAGTCCTTGCAGGACGAACTGTTCATCCGGACCGCCAGGGGCATGCAGCCTTCGGCCCGGGCCGAGGCGATTGCCGGCCCTTTGCGCGAGGCGCTATTGACCATCCAGCGGACGGTGGGCGTGGAAGCCTTCGACCCCTCCACGGCGACGCGCACTTTCACCCTGGCGGCCAATGACTACATGAGTGCAGTGCTGCTGGTGCCCTTGCTCCAACGTTTGGCGCAACAGGCGCCGGGCGTGGAACTGGTGTTGCGGCCCTCGACCCGGCTGGACCTGGCCGAGCAGATCGATGTCGGACGTATCGACCTGGCCCTCGGGCTGTTTGCCGAGCTGCCGCAGCGCATACACAGCACCTGCCTCTGGCAGCAGCAGGATGTAATGCTGATGTGCCCGGGACACCCCATGCTCGAGCTGCCCGCGGTAACCCTGGAGGCATTGGCGGATTACCCGCTGGTTACCCTGTCGGTGGGCGGCCAGGAGGAAGGCGCGGTCAATGGCTACATCCTCGAACGTGGCATTGCCCGGCAGTCGGAGATGTTTGATCGCCAGCGCCTGGAGCAGGCGCTGGCGGCGATTGGCCGGCGGCCTGATTACAAGGTCACCCTGCCCCATTCCCTGGTCTTGCCGCAGCTGCTGGAGCAGTCGCAGTGGGTGGCGATTGTGCCGGCGCCGTTGGCTCGGGCCTTCGAGCAACGTTTTGCCTTGTCGCAGCGGGCGCTGCCCCTGGCCGTCGAGCCGTCACCGTTGCTGGCGATCTGGCATGGGCGCAACAGCGCCGATCCGGCCCACCTCTGGTTACGCCAGCAATTGCTGGAAGTGGCTGCGACCTTGGCCGAGCAGCCTTGA